One window of Vibrio sinaloensis genomic DNA carries:
- the cobB gene encoding Sir2 family NAD+-dependent deacetylase, which yields MNFPYRNVVILTGAGISAESGIQTFRAQDGLWENHRIEDVATPEGFERDPDLVQDFYNKRRISLQEDHIEPNPAHVALGKLEQLLDGKVTIITQNIDNLHERGGNTNVIHMHGELLKARCSVSNQVVEEKGELKTGDLCHCCQIPSQMRPHVVWFGEMPLRMGDIYASLEEADLFVSIGTSGVVYPAAGFVHDARMHGAHTIEINLEPSAVESEFEEKRYGKASVEVPKLVDEILALQQPNIKHA from the coding sequence ATGAACTTTCCGTATCGTAATGTCGTGATATTAACCGGCGCAGGCATTTCAGCCGAGTCAGGGATTCAAACTTTTCGTGCTCAAGATGGACTGTGGGAAAATCACCGTATTGAAGATGTCGCCACGCCTGAAGGATTTGAACGTGATCCGGACTTAGTGCAGGACTTTTACAATAAACGTCGCATTAGCTTGCAAGAGGACCATATCGAACCTAACCCTGCGCATGTGGCGTTGGGAAAACTAGAACAGCTGCTCGATGGTAAAGTCACCATCATTACCCAAAATATTGACAACCTGCACGAGCGCGGCGGAAACACTAATGTCATCCATATGCATGGTGAACTGCTCAAGGCTCGCTGTAGTGTTTCTAACCAGGTTGTGGAAGAGAAAGGGGAGCTTAAGACCGGCGATCTCTGTCACTGCTGCCAAATCCCTTCACAAATGCGCCCGCACGTCGTTTGGTTTGGTGAAATGCCGTTGAGAATGGGCGACATTTACGCCTCGCTCGAAGAAGCAGATTTGTTTGTATCAATTGGTACCTCTGGGGTTGTCTATCCGGCTGCCGGATTCGTACACGACGCAAGAATGCATGGCGCGCACACGATTGAAATCAACCTAGAGCCGAGTGCGGTTGAAAGTGAGTTCGAAGAAAAACGCTACGGAAAAGCCAGTGTTGAAGTACCAAAGTTAGTGGATGAAATTCTGGCACTGCAGCAACCAAACATCAAACACGCCTAA
- a CDS encoding formate dehydrogenase subunit alpha, translating into MKLVKRSDSVIKEQNQLGVSRRTFMKNSSLAAGGAVVGASLFAPGMIKKAQAKAVDSNAKTEVKRTICSHCSVGCGIYAEVQNGVWTGQEPAFDHPFNAGGHCAKGAALREHGHGERRLKYPMKLENGKWKKLSWDQAIEEIGDKVLDIRKESGPDSVYWLGSAKHNNEQAYMFRKMASLFGTNNVDHQARICHSTTVAGVANTWGYGAMTNSFNDMHNCKSMLFIGSNPAEAHPVAMQHILIAKEKNNCKIVVADPRRTRTAAKSDHYVSLRPGSDVAFIWGILWHVFANQWEDKEFIHQRVFGMDEIREEVAKWTPAEVERVSGVSEADVYKTAKLLAENRPGCVVWCMGGTQHTTGNNNTRAYCVLELALGNMGKSGGGANIFRGHDNVQGATDLGVLSHTLPGYYGLSDGAWKHWSKVWDLDYEWVKGQFDQNEYRGKKPMNNMGIPVSRWIDGVLENKDNIEQNDNIRAMFYWGHAVNSQTRGVEMRKAMQKLDMMVIVDPYPTVAAVMNDRTDGVYLLPATTQFETYGSVTASNRSIQWRDKVVDPLFESKPDHEIMYLLTKKLGFADQLFKNIKVENNQPLIEDITREFNRGMWTIGYTGQSPERLKTHQQNWHTFHKTSLEAEGGAAHGETYGLPWPCWGTPEMKHPGTHILYDTSKPVAQGGGNFRARFGVEFEGKNLLAEDSYSKGCELEDGYPEFNDKLLKALGWWDDLTAEEQAAAEGKNWKTDLSGGIQRVAIKHGCIPFGNAKARAVVWTFPDRVPLHREPLYTPRRDLVADYPTWDDSESIYRLPTMYKSIQDKDVSGEYPIILTSGRLVEYEGGGDETRSNPWLAELQQEMFVEVHPKDANDLGFRDGDMVWVEGAEKGRIHVKAMVTRRVKPGMAFIPFHFGGKFQGEDLRSRYPEGTDPYVIGESANIATTYGYDPVTQMQETKVTLCNIRKA; encoded by the coding sequence ATGAAATTAGTTAAACGCTCCGACAGCGTCATTAAAGAGCAAAATCAGTTAGGCGTTTCGCGCCGTACCTTTATGAAAAACAGTTCACTGGCTGCCGGCGGTGCGGTAGTGGGGGCGAGCTTATTTGCCCCAGGGATGATCAAAAAAGCCCAAGCCAAAGCGGTAGACTCTAACGCCAAAACCGAAGTCAAACGCACAATCTGTTCACACTGTTCTGTCGGTTGTGGGATTTACGCCGAAGTGCAAAATGGCGTTTGGACTGGACAAGAGCCAGCGTTTGACCACCCATTTAACGCTGGTGGACACTGTGCTAAAGGCGCTGCGCTGCGTGAACATGGCCATGGCGAACGACGCCTCAAATACCCGATGAAGCTTGAAAACGGCAAATGGAAGAAGCTCTCTTGGGATCAAGCCATCGAAGAGATTGGCGACAAAGTATTAGACATCCGCAAAGAGTCTGGTCCCGATTCAGTTTATTGGTTAGGCAGCGCCAAGCACAATAATGAACAAGCGTATATGTTCCGTAAAATGGCGTCACTGTTTGGTACCAACAACGTCGATCACCAAGCGCGTATCTGTCACTCAACAACGGTGGCGGGTGTTGCGAATACGTGGGGTTATGGTGCGATGACCAACTCGTTCAATGACATGCACAATTGTAAGTCGATGCTGTTTATTGGATCGAACCCAGCAGAAGCGCACCCAGTCGCGATGCAGCACATCTTGATCGCAAAAGAAAAGAACAATTGTAAGATCGTGGTTGCCGATCCTCGTCGCACGCGTACGGCCGCCAAATCTGATCATTATGTTTCTCTTCGTCCGGGCTCAGATGTGGCCTTTATTTGGGGTATTTTGTGGCATGTCTTTGCTAACCAATGGGAAGACAAAGAGTTTATTCATCAACGCGTGTTTGGTATGGATGAAATCCGTGAGGAAGTCGCCAAGTGGACGCCAGCTGAAGTAGAGCGCGTTAGCGGTGTTTCTGAAGCAGACGTGTACAAAACGGCCAAACTTCTGGCCGAAAACCGCCCAGGTTGTGTGGTTTGGTGTATGGGAGGAACTCAGCACACCACAGGTAACAACAATACTCGCGCTTACTGTGTACTCGAATTGGCGCTCGGCAACATGGGCAAGTCGGGCGGTGGTGCCAACATTTTCCGTGGTCACGACAATGTACAAGGTGCGACGGATTTAGGCGTGCTTTCTCATACCCTACCTGGTTATTACGGTCTCTCTGATGGTGCTTGGAAGCACTGGTCGAAAGTGTGGGATCTGGACTACGAATGGGTCAAAGGTCAGTTTGATCAAAACGAGTACCGAGGCAAAAAGCCAATGAACAACATGGGAATCCCAGTCTCACGTTGGATCGATGGCGTACTTGAAAACAAAGACAACATTGAGCAAAACGACAACATTCGCGCCATGTTCTACTGGGGACACGCAGTGAACTCACAAACCCGTGGGGTAGAGATGCGTAAAGCGATGCAAAAGCTCGACATGATGGTCATTGTTGATCCATACCCAACAGTGGCGGCAGTCATGAATGACCGCACTGATGGTGTTTATCTACTGCCAGCGACCACTCAGTTTGAAACCTATGGCAGTGTGACGGCATCAAACCGTTCAATTCAGTGGCGCGACAAGGTCGTTGATCCACTATTTGAATCTAAGCCCGACCACGAAATCATGTACTTGTTGACCAAGAAACTGGGTTTTGCTGATCAACTGTTTAAAAACATCAAGGTAGAAAACAATCAGCCTCTAATTGAAGACATTACCCGGGAGTTTAACCGTGGTATGTGGACCATAGGCTACACAGGTCAAAGTCCTGAACGACTCAAAACGCATCAGCAAAACTGGCATACGTTCCATAAAACCTCGCTAGAAGCGGAGGGTGGGGCTGCGCACGGCGAGACCTATGGCTTGCCTTGGCCGTGTTGGGGCACTCCAGAAATGAAGCATCCAGGCACGCACATCCTCTATGATACCTCTAAACCTGTTGCTCAAGGTGGCGGCAACTTCCGTGCTCGTTTTGGCGTTGAGTTTGAAGGCAAAAATCTGCTTGCAGAGGACAGCTACTCGAAAGGGTGTGAGCTAGAAGATGGTTATCCAGAGTTTAACGACAAGCTGCTTAAAGCGCTGGGTTGGTGGGATGACCTCACCGCAGAAGAACAAGCCGCTGCAGAAGGTAAAAACTGGAAAACAGATTTATCAGGCGGGATTCAACGAGTGGCGATCAAGCACGGATGTATTCCATTTGGTAATGCCAAAGCGCGCGCGGTGGTCTGGACGTTCCCCGATCGCGTACCACTCCATCGTGAGCCGCTCTATACGCCGCGACGTGACTTGGTTGCCGATTACCCAACATGGGATGACAGTGAGTCTATTTATCGCTTGCCGACCATGTATAAGTCGATTCAAGACAAAGATGTCTCGGGTGAATACCCGATCATCCTGACCTCAGGCCGTTTAGTTGAGTACGAAGGTGGTGGTGATGAAACTCGCTCAAACCCTTGGCTAGCGGAGCTTCAACAAGAGATGTTTGTTGAAGTTCATCCGAAAGATGCCAACGATCTTGGTTTCAGAGACGGCGATATGGTTTGGGTTGAAGGTGCCGAAAAAGGGCGAATCCATGTTAAGGCTATGGTGACTCGCCGAGTTAAGCCGGGCATGGCGTTTATACCTTTCCACTTCGGCGGTAAGTTCCAAGGGGAAGATCTGCGCTCTCGATACCCAGAAGGAACCGATCCCTATGTGATTGGTGAGTCGGCGAACATTGCCACGACCTACGGTTACGACCCAGTCACGCAGATGCAAGAAACCAAAGTCACCCTATGTAACATTCGCAAAGCGTAA
- a CDS encoding transcriptional initiation protein Tat, whose protein sequence is MKENKELNQGRRDLLKGITTAAVAGAVVAGTTKAATAAETISPQQEVKKTGYHETQHIRDYYETL, encoded by the coding sequence ATGAAAGAGAACAAAGAGTTGAACCAGGGTCGAAGAGACCTGCTCAAAGGAATAACCACAGCCGCTGTCGCGGGTGCGGTTGTCGCGGGTACGACGAAAGCGGCCACTGCTGCAGAAACAATCAGCCCGCAGCAAGAAGTAAAGAAAACCGGCTACCACGAAACGCAACATATCCGTGATTACTACGAAACGCTATAG
- a CDS encoding TorD/DmsD family molecular chaperone — translation MEQDYQSIRSDIYLVLAALFRQAPSDEMLAFLSSLETESSDSAMKHAWLQLSRAARESQSASLADEYQELFIGIGRGEVMPFASWHLTGSLMEKPLADIRHDLELLGFERAPSVKEPEDHISALCEVMAALTNEAEQTQQRFFNRHIAPWFESLIKQIVQAQHANFYQAVAQLCLAFFTIEQVRFSEKPTSSKNRAKIDVKNVTEYEQPQS, via the coding sequence ATGGAACAAGATTATCAATCCATTCGTAGCGATATTTACTTGGTGTTGGCAGCGCTTTTCCGTCAAGCCCCGAGCGATGAGATGCTCGCCTTTCTGTCATCTCTGGAAACGGAGTCTTCCGATAGTGCTATGAAGCACGCATGGCTGCAACTTTCACGCGCCGCTCGAGAAAGCCAATCCGCATCGCTTGCAGACGAATACCAAGAGCTGTTTATAGGCATCGGGCGAGGTGAGGTGATGCCATTCGCTTCATGGCATCTCACTGGCTCATTGATGGAGAAGCCCCTTGCCGATATTCGCCACGATCTAGAACTACTGGGATTTGAACGCGCGCCTAGTGTGAAAGAGCCAGAAGATCATATCAGTGCATTATGTGAAGTGATGGCGGCGCTAACCAACGAAGCAGAGCAAACTCAGCAGCGATTCTTTAACCGTCACATCGCCCCTTGGTTCGAATCCCTGATTAAACAAATTGTTCAGGCGCAGCACGCGAATTTTTATCAAGCGGTCGCGCAGTTGTGCCTCGCATTTTTCACCATAGAGCAAGTGCGCTTTAGTGAGAAACCAACAAGCAGTAAAAACAGAGCAAAAATTGATGTAAAGAACGTGACTGAATATGAGCAACCTCAGTCTTAA
- a CDS encoding formate dehydrogenase subunit gamma yields MFSLLKRAPLAMLSLLAALSFAWSLPAYAEQSESQVAQREMTQLAGADFWRQVRQGEQGYTTSQFPEHGTLISTPGQAWYILKEKWMSPAGAVAIFGSIALVTMMYIVIGPIMLSAPRTGRKIKRWSRLDRALHWSMAFTFLTLAFSGLMLVYGKHFLKPYIPADLWGFIIMLAKQYHNYIGPIFYVLLLCVLVKWWRKSIFRKVDLHWFMKLGGMVGKHKGSHPSAEFSNAGEKALFWMLIVVGSVVALSGLVLDFPIFGQTRRDMEMSNLVHMIAALILICGFVFHIYIGLFGMEGALEGMVTGEVDETWAKEHHDLWYHEVMEQEKQEQAVKPVRRVEGVAADEQTS; encoded by the coding sequence ATGTTTTCACTACTTAAACGTGCACCTCTTGCAATGCTGTCGCTGTTGGCAGCATTGTCTTTTGCTTGGTCGTTGCCCGCATACGCTGAGCAAAGCGAGTCTCAAGTTGCACAACGCGAAATGACCCAACTGGCGGGCGCTGATTTTTGGCGTCAAGTACGTCAAGGGGAGCAAGGGTATACCACCTCTCAGTTTCCTGAACATGGAACGCTGATCAGTACGCCCGGACAAGCTTGGTACATCTTGAAAGAAAAGTGGATGTCTCCTGCAGGCGCTGTGGCCATATTTGGCAGTATCGCACTGGTCACCATGATGTATATCGTCATCGGCCCAATCATGCTCAGCGCACCAAGGACAGGGCGTAAGATCAAACGCTGGTCGAGACTCGATCGTGCTCTTCACTGGAGTATGGCATTCACTTTCTTGACCCTGGCATTTAGTGGTTTGATGTTGGTGTATGGAAAACACTTTCTTAAACCTTATATCCCTGCCGATCTATGGGGCTTCATCATTATGCTCGCTAAGCAGTACCACAATTACATTGGGCCGATCTTCTATGTATTGTTGCTGTGTGTGCTAGTGAAATGGTGGCGCAAATCCATCTTTAGAAAAGTGGATTTGCATTGGTTTATGAAGCTTGGTGGCATGGTGGGCAAACATAAAGGCTCTCATCCTTCAGCAGAGTTTTCCAATGCAGGCGAAAAAGCGCTGTTCTGGATGCTGATCGTGGTCGGTAGTGTGGTTGCTCTGAGCGGACTGGTGCTTGACTTTCCAATCTTTGGTCAAACGCGCCGTGATATGGAAATGTCGAATCTGGTGCACATGATTGCGGCCTTGATCCTCATCTGTGGCTTCGTTTTCCATATATATATCGGCTTATTCGGTATGGAAGGCGCATTAGAGGGAATGGTCACAGGTGAGGTTGATGAAACCTGGGCAAAAGAGCACCATGATCTTTGGTATCACGAAGTGATGGAACAAGAGAAACAAGAGCAAGCAGTTAAGCCTGTTCGACGCGTAGAAGGAGTCGCTGCTGATGAACAAACCTCATAA
- a CDS encoding ammonium transporter, whose translation MSVTASQVHGAVQTLTQSSDTLFLLLGAIMVFLMHAGFAFLEVGTVRHKNQVNALVKILADFGISALAYFFIGYWVAYGANFFADAQTLSQGNGYELVKFFFLLTFAAAIPAIVSGGIAERARFYPILVATFLTVGFVYPLFEGMIWNGNFGLQAWFETQFGYGFHDFAGSVVVHGVGGWIALVAVLFLGMRKGRIRAGKHTNFAPSNIPFLALGAWILCVGWFGFNVMSAQTLNGISGLVAMNSLMAMVGGIVAALIAGKNDPGFIHNGPLAGLVAVCAGSDLMHPIGALVTGSIAGALFVYLFTYLQNKTKIDDVLGVWPLHGVCGAWGGIAAGIFGQSAMGGLGGVSLSVQILGTLAGVVIALIGALIVYGIIDKVYGLRLSEEDEFNGADLAIHKISSTNED comes from the coding sequence ATGAGCGTAACAGCCAGTCAGGTACATGGAGCAGTACAAACCCTGACGCAAAGTTCTGACACACTATTTCTTTTACTCGGTGCCATAATGGTGTTCTTAATGCACGCGGGTTTTGCCTTCCTAGAAGTCGGAACGGTTAGACACAAAAACCAAGTCAACGCTTTGGTAAAAATTCTTGCGGATTTTGGTATATCAGCCCTCGCATATTTCTTTATTGGCTACTGGGTAGCCTATGGTGCCAATTTTTTCGCCGACGCGCAGACACTGTCACAGGGTAATGGCTATGAGTTGGTCAAATTCTTTTTCTTGTTAACCTTTGCTGCCGCGATTCCAGCCATCGTTTCTGGCGGTATTGCCGAGCGCGCGCGTTTCTATCCTATTTTGGTTGCCACTTTTTTAACCGTCGGCTTCGTTTACCCTCTGTTTGAGGGCATGATTTGGAATGGTAACTTCGGTCTACAAGCCTGGTTCGAAACTCAGTTTGGCTATGGATTTCATGACTTTGCTGGCTCTGTCGTCGTTCATGGCGTCGGCGGGTGGATAGCCTTGGTCGCAGTGCTATTCTTGGGCATGCGTAAAGGCCGGATTCGCGCGGGTAAGCATACCAACTTTGCTCCTTCCAACATTCCATTCTTGGCACTTGGTGCCTGGATCTTATGTGTCGGATGGTTTGGATTTAATGTGATGTCTGCGCAAACACTGAACGGAATTAGTGGTCTAGTCGCGATGAACTCACTAATGGCCATGGTCGGTGGTATCGTAGCAGCGCTCATCGCAGGCAAAAATGACCCGGGCTTTATTCATAATGGACCACTCGCGGGCCTTGTGGCGGTGTGTGCTGGTTCTGACTTGATGCATCCGATTGGCGCGTTGGTCACAGGTTCGATTGCCGGCGCCTTGTTTGTCTACCTGTTCACTTACCTACAAAACAAAACCAAGATTGATGATGTTTTGGGTGTGTGGCCATTACATGGCGTGTGCGGCGCTTGGGGCGGCATTGCTGCAGGTATCTTTGGTCAATCCGCAATGGGCGGACTTGGCGGCGTGAGCTTAAGCGTGCAAATCCTTGGCACATTAGCAGGCGTTGTCATCGCTTTGATCGGCGCGTTGATCGTCTATGGTATTATCGACAAAGTGTACGGTTTAAGGCTCAGTGAAGAGGATGAGTTCAACGGTGCGGATCTCGCTATTCACAAAATCTCATCCACGAATGAAGATTAA
- a CDS encoding 4Fe-4S dicluster domain-containing protein, translating into MLKQQLKQSATTNGKARWYAFEHTVELTNLIPPTVSYESGGHTLIVGPTSIIESAAQQLEQMSSLTLLSTDGEPGEHSRLFFANTVEISGFLGAFKVLTDNKGVEVNLASIAINHDCFDVVLDLCLNSCMTEEVPVPGYYPVGRGHPKLADALEEIPTLMGTFDKPKFFRLDTDLCAHSSRGVKGCERCVDACPAGALSSEGSDKTGHKIEINPYLCQGVGTCATACPTEAIHYALPNPQETQKFIERTLANYESQGGLEPIILICSSRHESYNVMALQALPDNVIPIVVEELPSVGIDSWFAALANGATQVLFAASRHMPATILRILNSEVSIAQTLLEQLGIAKETIDILYLESLREGTPTLCHDSFDLALGELEGNKRQRLFTALDALAQSRIPVDNIVELPAGAPYGNISCQSSDCTLCMSCVAVCPTRALHTDGASPSLKFVEQDCVQCGLCVKACPEQVLTMTPRINWDQQARQQAQVIHQEKAAECVRCHKPFAPQSMIDMLQNKLRGHSHFADDTALNRIAMCEDCRVVDMFEAMADDPTKQLNY; encoded by the coding sequence ATGCTGAAACAACAACTAAAACAATCCGCCACAACCAATGGTAAAGCACGCTGGTATGCGTTTGAGCATACGGTTGAGTTAACTAACCTCATTCCCCCTACAGTCAGTTATGAAAGTGGTGGGCATACGCTGATCGTCGGTCCCACCTCAATCATTGAAAGCGCCGCCCAACAGCTTGAGCAGATGAGCAGTCTCACCTTGCTCTCAACCGATGGTGAACCCGGTGAACATAGTCGTCTTTTCTTTGCCAACACCGTCGAGATCAGTGGCTTTCTCGGTGCTTTTAAAGTGCTCACTGATAATAAAGGGGTCGAGGTCAACCTAGCCAGCATCGCCATCAACCATGACTGTTTTGATGTCGTTCTCGACCTCTGCCTAAATAGCTGCATGACTGAAGAAGTGCCCGTACCTGGTTACTATCCGGTTGGGCGCGGTCACCCCAAGCTCGCTGATGCGCTTGAAGAAATACCGACCTTGATGGGGACCTTTGATAAGCCAAAGTTCTTTCGACTAGATACGGATCTTTGTGCGCACAGTTCTCGTGGTGTCAAAGGATGTGAACGATGCGTTGACGCTTGCCCTGCTGGAGCGTTGTCGAGTGAAGGTAGCGACAAAACCGGACATAAAATCGAGATCAATCCATATTTGTGTCAGGGGGTGGGGACTTGTGCCACGGCCTGCCCGACAGAAGCGATTCATTACGCTTTACCTAACCCACAAGAAACGCAAAAGTTTATAGAGCGGACGTTAGCCAACTATGAATCTCAGGGTGGGTTGGAACCGATCATCTTAATCTGCAGCTCTCGTCACGAGTCTTATAACGTCATGGCGCTGCAAGCATTGCCAGACAATGTCATCCCCATCGTTGTCGAAGAGTTACCCTCTGTTGGCATTGATTCTTGGTTCGCAGCTCTGGCTAATGGCGCGACACAGGTTTTGTTTGCAGCGAGCCGCCATATGCCAGCGACCATCTTACGTATTCTCAACAGTGAAGTATCCATCGCTCAAACACTACTTGAGCAACTGGGTATCGCTAAAGAGACGATCGACATCCTTTACCTTGAGTCGCTTCGAGAGGGCACGCCAACCCTATGTCATGACTCATTTGATCTCGCTTTGGGTGAGCTAGAAGGTAACAAACGTCAGCGCCTATTTACTGCATTGGATGCGCTGGCGCAGTCGCGAATTCCCGTCGACAACATCGTTGAACTGCCCGCAGGTGCACCATACGGAAACATTTCGTGCCAAAGCAGCGACTGCACCCTGTGCATGAGTTGTGTTGCTGTCTGTCCGACGCGCGCTTTGCATACGGATGGCGCGTCGCCATCGCTCAAATTCGTCGAGCAAGATTGTGTTCAGTGTGGTCTGTGTGTCAAAGCCTGCCCAGAACAAGTCTTGACCATGACGCCAAGGATCAATTGGGATCAACAAGCCCGTCAGCAAGCACAAGTGATTCACCAAGAGAAGGCGGCCGAGTGCGTGCGTTGCCACAAGCCTTTTGCCCCTCAGTCGATGATAGACATGCTGCAGAATAAGTTACGCGGTCACTCGCATTTTGCTGATGATACGGCGCTCAACCGTATTGCGATGTGTGAAGACTGCCGAGTCGTGGATATGTTTGAAGCGATGGCCGACGACCCAACCAAACAACTCAACTACTAA
- a CDS encoding DUF3306 domain-containing protein, which produces MATNFLNRWSQRKLEQHSHQEIEETPQDCAEQGGEASPCETQVKQASDESSSVASLLVSEAEASVKKAALRKLFLSGQFSEIDGLNDYDHDYKAVKSLSSEVAEKLRDWMNQQDSQPVAEELDSETADTEVDCAEMDEQTPNERAQADKPDQTMGQNIPHKK; this is translated from the coding sequence GTGGCAACTAATTTCTTAAATCGTTGGTCACAACGTAAGCTTGAGCAGCATTCTCATCAAGAAATTGAAGAGACACCACAAGACTGTGCCGAGCAGGGGGGCGAAGCAAGCCCTTGTGAGACTCAAGTTAAACAAGCGAGTGATGAATCATCGTCCGTTGCTTCGCTATTGGTGTCTGAAGCTGAGGCGAGCGTAAAAAAAGCCGCATTGCGAAAACTGTTTCTCTCTGGTCAGTTTAGCGAAATCGATGGTTTGAATGATTACGACCATGACTATAAAGCGGTCAAGTCTCTATCCAGTGAAGTGGCAGAAAAACTGCGCGATTGGATGAATCAACAAGATTCACAACCCGTTGCTGAAGAGTTGGACAGCGAAACCGCTGACACCGAGGTCGATTGCGCAGAAATGGATGAACAAACGCCAAATGAACGAGCACAAGCCGACAAGCCCGATCAAACAATGGGACAAAATATACCACACAAAAAATAG
- a CDS encoding DUF3305 domain-containing protein — MAKQQSVTEQLHKSEELWSVECQLIAHEIATGLWTTTQWQLVGFDLKPAQPTDNVCVLQLHRDERTDYRFNLSSKQPKLFVVLDNVDSDEKPSIVTITASQSVAGQYMDGDYLVLSNDMPLAVQAWIEAFIGRHGELLEQRRKKRKGAGRASGN; from the coding sequence ATGGCAAAACAACAATCTGTGACCGAACAACTGCACAAGAGTGAAGAGTTATGGTCAGTGGAGTGCCAACTTATCGCCCATGAGATTGCGACAGGTTTATGGACGACCACACAATGGCAGTTGGTCGGGTTTGACTTAAAACCCGCTCAACCCACTGACAACGTTTGTGTGTTGCAGTTACATCGAGATGAACGTACCGACTATCGCTTTAATCTCAGTTCCAAACAGCCGAAGCTGTTTGTGGTGTTAGACAATGTCGACTCCGATGAAAAACCAAGTATTGTCACCATTACCGCGTCGCAAAGTGTCGCAGGGCAATACATGGATGGGGACTATCTGGTGCTTTCTAACGATATGCCTCTTGCGGTACAAGCATGGATAGAAGCTTTTATTGGTCGACATGGCGAGTTGTTAGAACAGCGACGCAAGAAACGTAAAGGGGCGGGTAGAGCCAGTGGCAACTAA
- the fdh3B gene encoding formate dehydrogenase FDH3 subunit beta, producing the protein MAKMKFLCDTKRCIECNGCVTACKNENDDALEWGIQRRRVVTLNDGEPGENSISVACMHCTDAPCMAVCPADCFEHTEDGIVLHNKDLCIGCGYCLFACPFGAPQFPKQEAFGERGKMDKCTFCAGGPETEAGSVEERQKYGANRIAEGKLPMCASLCSTKALLAGDAEKVSDIFRQRVVERGAKGAGWTDGNDLSYDATKS; encoded by the coding sequence ATGGCTAAAATGAAATTCCTTTGTGACACCAAACGCTGCATCGAGTGTAACGGCTGTGTCACTGCATGTAAGAACGAAAACGATGACGCGCTGGAGTGGGGTATTCAACGCCGACGCGTTGTGACACTCAACGATGGTGAGCCAGGAGAAAACTCGATTTCTGTAGCTTGTATGCACTGTACAGATGCCCCTTGTATGGCGGTATGTCCAGCAGATTGCTTTGAGCACACAGAAGATGGCATCGTGCTGCACAACAAAGATCTGTGTATCGGTTGTGGCTACTGTCTGTTTGCGTGTCCGTTTGGCGCCCCTCAGTTTCCAAAACAGGAAGCCTTTGGTGAGCGTGGCAAGATGGATAAGTGTACTTTCTGTGCCGGTGGCCCTGAAACTGAAGCTGGCTCTGTCGAAGAACGTCAGAAGTACGGTGCTAACCGTATCGCTGAAGGCAAGCTGCCAATGTGCGCGTCACTGTGTTCAACCAAAGCCTTATTGGCGGGCGATGCAGAGAAAGTCTCTGATATTTTCCGTCAACGTGTGGTCGAACGCGGAGCGAAAGGTGCTGGTTGGACCGATGGTAACGACTTGTCTTACGACGCTACCAAAAGCTAA